AGTAAAAGGGCCCGTTTGGATGTGAATATGATTGAAGACTCCGGATATGGAGTAACCAACGCTGATGCCCGGATTCAGAAATTTGTAGAAAGCAAGGAGAAGACGAAGGTAGAACCTGCCCAACAGACAATCGAGGTAGATTTGGAACCCGGGAACCCCACCTGGAAAATCAAGATTGGCAAAGGCCTGGAAACCACATTCCAGAAGGAGCTCATCGATCTACTAAAGGAATACGCTGCCGTATTCGCTTGGGTCCCGGAAGATATGCCGGGGATTGATGAATCCGTAGCCATGCACAGCCTGGACTAGATCCAAAGCAAAAACCAATCAAGCATAAATGAAGgaactttgccccggaaagacaacaGGCAATCGACCAAGAAGTCGAAAAGTTGTTAAAAACAGACATAATCTGTGAAATTAAGTATCCGGATTGGCTGGAAAACGTTGTGCTGGTCAAGAAACCCAATGGAAAATGGCGAATGTGTGTGGATTATACAAGCCTCAATTCGGCGTGTCCTAAAGACTCTTACCCCATGCCCAACATTGACCAGCTGATAGATGCGACCTCGGGCCATgtaatgctaagtttcatggacgccttctcGGGATATAACCAGGTCAAGATGAATCCGGCAGATATCGCGAAGACGGTATTCATCACACACCTGATTGTCTACGCTTTTGttatgatgccatttgggttaatCAACACCGGGGCAACATACCAGAAAATGATGAATACCATCTTCAAAGATCAGCTGGGCAGGAATATGGAATcttatgttgatgatatgatcTCTAAGTCGGTCACAATCCCAGAACACATCCAGGACCTTAGGGAGTGTTTCGACAACTTGAGGAAGTACAACATGAAGCTGAACCCAGAGAAATGCGCGTTCGGGGTTCCCTCCGGGAAGTTTCTTGGTTTTCTAGTCAGTGAAAGAGGGATAGAAGCCATCCCGGATAAGATCAAAGCTATAATGGAAATGTCGATCCCCCAAACTCAGAAGTACATTCAAAAGCTTGCAGGATGCCTAGCAGCACTTCGAAGATTTATCCCAAAGTTGGCAGAGAAATGTCTGCCTTTCTTCGAGCTGTTAAAAGGAGCCCAGAATAAAAAGCTGATCGACTGGACCCCGGATTTCCAAACAACGTTTGAGGAAGTCAAGCGACATCTGATGAACCCGCCTATTTTGTCAAAAGCAAAGCCCGGGGAACCCCTTTATCTCTGCATTACAGCCGGGGAAAAATTCGCACCGGCTCTTGTGCACCCAAGCAGGAAGCTAAGGCAATACTTCCAAGGCCGGTAAATCAGGGTAATCACTAATCAACCACTTCAAAATCATCCACAAGCCAGACACCTCCGGGAGGTTAGTCAATTGGGCAATCGAGTTGAGCCAGTTCAATATCAAATTTATCCCGAGGACAACCATAAAAGCCCAGACGTTGGCCGAATTCATCATGGAATGCACCTTTTCGGAAGTCCCAGAGACACCTAAACCCCGATCCAAAGAAGAAAAAGAGGCTAGTATCCGGGATTCTTGGACATTACATGTTGATGGTTCGGCTAAAGCCGAAAGGTCCGGAGCCGGCCTGATCCTCTCCAGCCCGGGCGGATTCACAATCCAGCAGGCCATAACCTTCGCCTTCaaagcaacaaacaaccaggctGAATATGAAGCTCTACTCTCCGGACTCAGGTTAGCCAAATCCCTTGGAGTAAGGAATTTAACAATTTATAGTGATTCTCAGATTGTGGTAAGACAAACCAATGGTGAATATGTCACAAAAGATCCCAAATTGGCCCGGTATCAGGAAATGGTTAGAGCAATCCTGGAAACCATCCTGGACTCAACCATCTTGCAGATAAACAGAGAGGAAAATGCGAAGGCAGATGAACTGTCCAAGCTCGTCCAGAATACTTCAGATTTAAGCAGCTCGGTTTACTTCGAGGAGCTCGGAGCCCCCAGCACCGATCGGCCCGAGGTATTATGTATTAGTAGCCCGGATAACTGGATGACTCCTTACATAGCCTATCTTAAGGATGGCACCCTTCCGGAAGACCAGAACAAAGCACGGTACCTCAAGTATAAAGTTGCCCGCTTCTTTTTGGAAGATAATCAGCTATACCGACGAACTTTCTCTGCCTCGACTTTAAAGTGCGGTGATCCGGATGAGGCAGATTATTGTCTCCGGGAGGTGCACGAGGGAATCTG
This genomic interval from Apium graveolens cultivar Ventura chromosome 8, ASM990537v1, whole genome shotgun sequence contains the following:
- the LOC141679837 gene encoding uncharacterized protein LOC141679837; the encoded protein is MECTFSEVPETPKPRSKEEKEASIRDSWTLHVDGSAKAERSGAGLILSSPGGFTIQQAITFAFKATNNQAEYEALLSGLRLAKSLGVRNLTIYSDSQIVVRQTNGEYVTKDPKLARYQEMVRAILETILDSTILQINREENAKADELSKLVQNTSDLSSSVYFEELGAPSTDRPEVLCISSPDNWMTPYIAYLKDGTLPEDQNKARYLKYKVARFFLEDNQLYRRTFSASTLKCGDPDEADYCLREVHEGICGDHLAAKALAYKVIRQGYYWPTIHADSVAHVKKCSKCQKFSNVPKQGSSLPGSVLSPISFAVWGIDIMGPFPRAKGDLRYVLVAIDYMTKWAEAKAMRTINQQDCIKFVDTIVMRFGIPMVLISDNGPQFVASDFEAYLKELGIRHRKASVPHPEGNGQVEVTNRTIL